A genomic window from Salvia miltiorrhiza cultivar Shanhuang (shh) unplaced genomic scaffold, IMPLAD_Smil_shh fragScaff_scaffold_57_2, whole genome shotgun sequence includes:
- the LOC131002993 gene encoding uncharacterized protein LOC131002993 has protein sequence MYVTRPLSQLLKSPEIVAAAPDGPNSGFLVIQDEESLRYSFFGVFKNHSLKQLPFPQDKELIIQYTTSNGDSTDVSNDPVFLIPALNCPLSSNRYYAVVPHRKRIGEAFTCSREEDKVSCCFCRCVKDVQSTPLDPRNVYQQFQIVPYNAFWSSDGHFVANSVTSDGFPPSFLRQKGWTVDTKTPHTFKLETARGLDHGLRARLPELDSSSVVGKWYTPFVFVKDGSLRDQVKRSMYYEVILEQRWEKIYEVDRDHNKGNSVVIDAAIEREEVFVGGSKATWSTSGGVVWFKAGGGGGVGLRVELVERMKWEEERGGWVGGEGRQVKIHKVEKLEGGGGWNEFGCYVLLETFNLRRMDGSLMISYHFKHCHKLKTKWQ, from the exons atgtatgTGACAAGGCCTCTGTCGCAGCTGCTAAAATCCCCAGAAATTGTAGCAGCAGCTCCCGACGGCCCCAACAGTGGATTCCTGGTAATCCAAGACGAGGAATCTTTGAGATACTCTTTTTTCGGAGTCTTTAAGAATCACAGCCTTAAGCAGCTGCCTTTCCCTCAAGACAAGGAGCTCATCATTCAATACACCACCAGCAACGGCGACTCCACTGATGTATCTAACGATCCTGTTTTCTTGATTCCTGCTCTCAACTGCCCCTTGTCTTCCAATCGCTACTACGCCGTCGTTCCCCATCGGAAACGCATAGG AGAAGCTTTCACCTGCTCGAGAGAAGAAGATAAGGTGAGCTGCTGCTTCTGCCGCTGCGTCAAGGACGTGCAGTCGACGCCGTTGGACCCGCGCAACGTGTACCAGCAGTTCCAGATTGTTCCATACAATGCCTTTTGGAGCTCCGACGGCCACTTCGTGGCGAACTCAGTCACTTCGGATGGTTTCCCTCCTTCCTTCCTGCGGCAAAAGGGGTGGACGGTCGACACCAAGACTCCCCACACTTTCAAACTGGAGACGGCACGGGGTCTCGACCACGGGCTCCGTGCTCGTCTCCCGGAGTTGGATTCGTCGAGCGTGGTGGGGAAATGGTACACTCCCTTCGTGTTTGTCAAGGATGGATCGTTGAGAGATCAGGTGAAACGATCCATGTATTATGAGGTTATATTGGAGCAGAGATGGGAGAAGATATATGAGGTTGATCGTGATCATAATAAGGGGAATTCGGTGGTGATTGATGCTGCAATTGAAAGGGAGGAGGTGTTTGTTGGTGGGAGTAAAGCTACGTGGAGCACAAGCGGCGGAGTGGTGTGGTTTAAggccggcggtggtggaggagtggGGTTGAGAGTGGAGCTGGTGGAGAGGATGAAATGGGAGGAAGagaggggagggtgggtgggagGGGAGGGGAGGCAAGTGAAGATTCATAAGGTGGAGAAATTGGAAGGAGGTGGTGGTTGGAATGAGTTTGGATGCTATGTTTTGCTGGAGACTTTCAATTTGAGAAGAATGGATGGGAGTTTGATGATTTCTTATCATTTTAAGCATTGTCATAAGTTGAAGACCAAGTGGCAATAG